The Falco naumanni isolate bFalNau1 chromosome 1, bFalNau1.pat, whole genome shotgun sequence genome window below encodes:
- the AKAP1 gene encoding A-kinase anchor protein 1, mitochondrial produces the protein MGLRFHRVVLFAIPGTLALFGCWWLYFRRKKDASYHNKQVIAVGEEEQEEVPENDSSSKTAACVPRTLLLSSEEECPENDTSASMLSAALMTPSLLCQIHERLDLSQDLPDLSVTTIQPSTLEDDSGKLETIGSQDESSVPACVSLPLISESTECHGSAVVSLVEDSGSSTKQDQQLSASMTVAQVSLGITEEIRIAEQTGDSLFKPPKESQVPDIVLSDIGSVPALCLGLGKEADTPQAFLNDEVVSSHKDPAVSTLQDSLESTCLEQPREEEMCKSIASTVPVCQEESRHPKGDALEREKIRGASLDKEEVEEIEQVAVQIVFKVISIATEEVLSGAMSDAPAQICQVAASQVKMPLETSVVSPGWMLVEKATVADENIAAKCDAAVVASPRTEQQDRSVMDSSCSTHGCLSSPVQGDTKDCQMKNRVCGDSQGADRTSLENCGGPLVELPVVMEDPGYSTHTSEGGQSAKDPLQNAMLSVASGQHSDSQSIPATQDKSADQSLVPAGKPATEDSKVPHSNGILKEDSPDLHNECSSALGVARDHTEGSNVDYMDFVDGGCAVRKTVAHQNSKLGRESSKSDFVVWEIEVPKELVGRLIGKQGRFMNYLRQSSGAKIYVSTLPYFHDSQVCHIEGSWPQVDKVLSLIGKKFKDLCLTNVYGLSPPTPLTLHSLLLTAWLFLPDGVTVEVVVANQVNAGHMFLQQHTHPTFHVLRSLDQQMCACYSQPEIPTLPTPVEVGIICAAPGLNGAWLRAQVISYFEETSEVELRYVDYGGYDKVKVDTLRQIRSDFLSLPFQGAEVLLDNVVPLPDEDHFSSEADATVSEMTRGAVLVAQVTNYDSATGLPLIQLWNLMGDEVVSVNRTLVERGFAQWLDY, from the exons ATGGGTTTACGCTTCCACCGTGTCGTCTTGTTTGCCATACCTGGAACACTGGCACTTTTTGGCTGCTGGTGGCTCTATTTCCGTAGAAAAAAGGATGCTAGCTATCACAACAAACAAGTCATAGCCGTTGGAGAAGAGGAACAGGAAGAAGTGCCAGAGAATGATTCCTCATccaaaacagcagcatgtgTCCCTCGAACACTGCTCCTCTCATCAGAAGAGGAATGCCCAGAGAATGACACCTCAGCCTCCATGCTGTCAGCAGCGTTGATGACGCCCTCTCTTCTGTGTCAAATTCATGAGAGGCTAGATCTCTCACAGGACCTTCCAGACCTGTCAGTAACGACAATTCAGCCCAGCACCCTTGAGGACGACAGTGGCAAGCTAGAAACAATAGGATCTCAAGATGAAAGTAGTGTCCCTGCTTGTGTTTCTCTCCCTCTGATCTCAGAGAGCACAGAGTGTCACGGCAGTGCTGTGGTGAGCCTTGTAGAGGATTCGGGCTCTAGCACAAAGCAAGATCAGCAGCTGTCAGCATCAATGACGGTGGCACAAGTGTCTCTGGGAATCACGGAGGAGATCAGAATTGCAGAGCAGACAGGTGATTCTTTGTTTAAGCCCCCGAAGGAAAGCCAGGTGCCAGATATTGTGCTCTCGGATATTGGCTCTGTGCCAGCCCTTTGCTTAGGGTTGGGAAAGGAAGCCGATACCCCACAAGCCTTTCTCAATGATGAAGTTGTATCAAGTCACAAGGATCCTGCAGTGAGCACGTTACAGGATAGTTTGGAGTCTACCTGTTtggagcagcccagggaagAAGAGATGTGCAAGTCAATTGCCAGTACTGTACCTGTGTGCCAGGAGGAGAGCAGACACCCAAAAGGAGATGCATTGGAAAGAGAGAAGATTAGAGGAGCAAGCCTGGACAAGGAAGAGGTTGAGGAAATTGAGCAAGTAGCAGTACAGATAGTTTTCAAGGTCATTTCGATAGCCACTGAGGAAGTGCTGTCTGGTGCCATGAGTGATGCGCCTGCTCAGATCTGCCAGGTTGCAGCCAGCCAAGTGAAGATGCCACTGGAGACAAGCGTTGTTTCCCCTGGCTGGATGCTTGTGGAGAAAGCTACAGTAGCTGATGAGAACATTGCTGCAAAGTGTGATGCTGCAGTAGTGGCATCCCCTCGGACAGAGCAACAGGATCGGAGTGTGATGGATTCCAGCTGTTCAACACACGGCTGTTTGTCCAGCCCTGTTCAGGGAGACACAAAAGACTGTCAGATGAAGAACCGTGTGTGCGGTGACTCCCAGGGAGCTGATCGGACTTCTTTGGAAAACTGTGGAGGGCCACTGGTAGAGTTGCCTGTTGTGATGGAGGACCCTGGGTACAGCACACACACATCTGAAGGTGGTCAGAGTGCAAAGGACCCGTTGCAGAACGCAATGCTGTCTGTTGCATCAGGCCAGCATTCGGACTCACAGAGCATACCTGCAACCCAAGATAAGTCTGCTGATCAGAGCTTGGTACCAGCTGGCAAACCTGCTACTGAAGACAGCAAAGTGCCACACAGTAATGGGATACTGAAAGAGGATAGTCCAGACTTGCATAATGAGTGTAGCAGTGCACTGGGGGTGGCTCGAGATCACACAGAAG GTTCGAATGTAGATTACATGGATTTTGTGGACGGTGGCTGTGCCGTGAGGAAGACGGTGGCTCATCAGAACTCTAAGCTGGGAAGAGAGTCCAGCAAGTCCGACTTCGTTGTCTGGGAAATAGAGGTCCCAAAG GAATTAGTTGGCCGTTTGATTGGCAAACAAGGAAGATTTATGAACTACTTGAGGCAATCATCTGGTGCCAAAATCTATGTCTCAACACTACCTTATTTCCATGACTCCCAAGTCTGCCACATCGAAG GCTCCTGGCCTCAAGTAGACAAAGTCCTGAGCCTGATTGGCAAGAAGTTCAAGGACCTGTGTCTCACCAACGTCTACGGTCTGTCTCCACCAACACCACTGACACTTCATTCCCTCCTTCTGACTGCCTGG CTGTTCCTCCCGGATGGAGTCACTGTAGAGGTGGTCGTGGCGAACCAAGTCAATGCAGGGCACAtgtttctccagcagcacacacacccTACTTTCCATGTCCTGCGTAGCCTTGACCAGCAGATGTGTGCCTGCTATTCTCAACCTGAAATTCCAACCCTGCCAACTCCAGTGGAAG TTGGTATTATCTGTGCAGCGCCAGGCCTGAATGGGGCATGGTTACGGGCTCAAGTTATTAGCTACTTCGAAGAGACTAGTGAAGTGGAGCTCAGATATGTGGACTACGGAGGATATGACAAAGTGAAGGTCGATACACTCAGGCAAATCAG gtcTGACTTCTTATCACTACCTTTCCAAGGAGCAGAAGTTTTACTAGACAACGTGGTGCCACTTCCAG ACGAGGACCACTTCTCATCCGAAGCTGACGCCACTGTCAGTGAGATGACCAGAGGTGCAGTCCTAGTGGCACAG gtCACAAATTACGACAGTGCCACAGGTCTGCCACTGATACAGCTGTGGAACTTGATGGGAGATGAG GTGGTGTCAGTGAACAGAACTCTGGTGGAGAGAGGATTTGCTCAGTGGCTTGACTACTAG